One Thermoplasma volcanium GSS1 genomic window carries:
- a CDS encoding NAD(P)-dependent oxidoreductase, with protein sequence MEKKVVLIGLGIMGYRIAANFKKAGMLNGVFDRKIEKAEAFSKQFGSEFYKDIESAVKSNDVIVTMLYDDSSVIDVYSKAMDYAAGKIFVDMSTISPETSIRVSKDIESKGGEMYDAPVIGTSVVVEKKGLTVLIGGPRDNVGLIEELMGATATSVVYVGPNGSGLYAKLVNNLFLGSYMEALAEAVRFGRSTGLDDNVISSVLIKYSSARSPTSELKVPKMMAGDHSTQFSVKNMLKDLEIIEDTARRKSVPIPSASIALQFYRYLASSGHSEEDISSIYKVLTGS encoded by the coding sequence ATGGAAAAGAAGGTAGTACTTATAGGTCTTGGCATAATGGGATACAGAATTGCAGCCAATTTTAAGAAGGCCGGTATGCTCAACGGCGTATTTGACCGCAAGATAGAAAAAGCTGAGGCCTTTTCTAAGCAATTCGGTTCAGAATTTTACAAAGACATAGAATCAGCTGTAAAATCAAACGACGTAATAGTTACTATGTTGTATGACGATTCATCTGTGATAGATGTTTACAGCAAGGCCATGGATTATGCAGCCGGCAAAATCTTTGTGGATATGTCAACAATATCACCCGAAACATCTATAAGGGTCTCCAAGGACATCGAAAGTAAAGGGGGAGAGATGTACGATGCACCAGTGATTGGTACTTCCGTTGTAGTTGAAAAGAAAGGCCTTACAGTTTTAATAGGTGGGCCGAGAGACAACGTAGGATTAATCGAAGAGTTAATGGGAGCTACGGCAACAAGCGTGGTTTATGTTGGGCCAAATGGTAGCGGCCTATACGCTAAACTTGTCAACAACCTCTTTCTTGGATCATATATGGAGGCCCTTGCGGAGGCAGTTAGGTTCGGTAGATCTACAGGTCTAGATGATAATGTCATTTCAAGTGTACTTATCAAGTATTCAAGTGCAAGGTCGCCAACCTCAGAACTAAAAGTACCTAAGATGATGGCGGGCGATCACAGCACGCAGTTTTCAGTGAAGAATATGCTTAAGGATCTCGAGATAATAGAGGATACTGCAAGGCGCAAGAGCGTTCCTATACCTTCGGCCTCAATTGCCCTGCAGTTCTATAGGTATCTCGCCTCTTCAGGACACAGCGAAGAAGACATATCGTCTATATACAAAGTTTTGACTGGGAGCTGA